Below is a genomic region from Eupeodes corollae chromosome 1, idEupCoro1.1, whole genome shotgun sequence.
TTAATCGCAGTACCCGtgacaaaagaaaaactttggaTCGAACCCAACACATCTAACAATATAAGCTTAAGAAAAGTTATAGCACAGTaagtgttttttgtatttacattttttttttgtaacggCTAATGGGAGACTCTTAAGTTGGTTTTACTGTTCCAATTAAATGGACATTCATCCTTCCAAACATCATTTCAGTcatttgttatatattttatattaaaatgtgcCCCAATATTTTGGTCAGGTTCGCACTTCCAACGTTTGATTCATTTTCAACTattaaaacttctaaaaatagttttcacaGACTTTTTAAAGCGGTAACCTCCATGATATTCTTgaagaactgtttttttttaaaaccttttcagtttttttttgcaaaaaacataCAGAATATAAATATTAGGAATTGTGAACTTATTGACCTTTAAATTGTTATGAAGTTTTGATGCTATGTCGACTTTCAAGTAActtaattgattgattttcttcttgttttttgaaAGCAACTACTATCGAAATATTCGAATCTATGCAATTTAGGAGAGCAGAAGCTaaattttttttgcagaaaaCGAATATTGAAGTGctgtgaagtgaaaaaaaaaagataataataatgtcGAACCGAACTGCTTATTAATCTAACGGCAAGAGATGTAAGGTCTCACTAGTTCTATGAATTCtgaaaccaaaccaaaaaatagAAGTACATTTCTAAGAAAAGATcacgaaactttaaaaaactttcaaagccTACCCTTATCAAACCAATCTCTAGGTAAAACTGTTGCAAATTAAAACATATGCGTTACAACGTGTAAACAGTGAGTTAAGAAACGTTTAGAAGGGATGTATTGAAATGTCCTGTTCTACTGTTTTGATACTTCTAAAATCTTGTAACCTCCTAGGCGATGAAAGCATTCAGCAAGTTGTTGGAGGTATTGAAACACCAGACAGTTGCACATTATCAACTTTGTTTCTTATCGTTTTCGAAATAGTTTGTCTGAAAACTCACACAAAGAACCTCTCTTGAAAATCACTTACAATTGTTTACATGAGTCCctttttctcatatttttgcttctacattttcttaaatcatgcaACATTCTTAGAATTCAAGTTCACGacctgtatttttgttttactattgttccattaataaacaacaaaatcgaAAGCGTTATCGATAATAATAACACAATCCCTTTGCCAATCAACCAACCATAACGAACGATAACTCTTATTAATCGTGTTGAACATAGAAACCCAATATTTATCGAACATAATTCAGAACTGTTCTAGAACTCAATTGAAATCCCGCTGTTAACACACACTTTTTCCTCTTAACGCAAATAGACATAGAAATTGCAAATAGCTTAGGCGACTTTGTTGTACTCGACGGCGATATAAAAGTCTTTAGGGCTGAATGAAGGTCCTGCAGTAGCACTTTGACCACGCTGCCATCGACATTCGTCGCCGCACCGCACCGCATAGCACCGCACACTGTTTGATTGTGGTCAGTTAGTTGAGAGGCTTAAAATACTACaaacagaaaaatcaaaaacaaaagaaaaagaaaaacatgactAAGAGTTTAATTTTCATCCGAAACGTGGCCTTATTCCTGCTCACTCTGCCACAATTCAGTCGGGGCTTACGCTATTCAGCCCACGGCAATGGCGACGAAAATTGCGAAACCCTTCAGTCGGAAATCCATATCATCAAAGAGGAATTCGATGAGCTCGGCCGGATGCAGCGGACCTGCAACGCTGACATAATGGTCAACAAATGCGAGGGCTTGTGCAACAGTCAAGTGCAGCCATCTGTAATCACGCCCACGGGCTTTTTGAAGGTAAACGAAATATAAGTGTTGCGTCCATGTATATTGATGAtatttataattgatttttattcctCTTAAAACCTCTCTCAATCAGGAGTGCTATTGCTGTCGTGAAAGCTATTTGAAGGAGAAAGTCATCACCCTTAACCATTGCTATGATCCCGATGGCACTCGACTCAATGATCCCGAAATGGGCAAAATGGATGTCCTTTTGAGAGAGCCCACCGACTGCAAGTGCTTCAAATGCGGTGACTTCACCAgataattgaatttgtttgttgaaataaaattgatttcttattCGATGATGGTaatgtcattaaattaaatttaacttcaacACCCCATCTATCTGTCTATCAGTCTATTTCGTACTCTTGTATATCTTTTAAGGTAAAGGGTTACGCACGTACGTGTATCTcactttttttcttgtaaagcTTGATGGTTTGAAAAGCACCCAAAGGCATATACCTTAATCCTCTCCCCATTCCGGTCCTATTGGCATATGAAACTCGGTGGGCTTAACGTCACTCCACACAAATCTCACTTGGATGACGTGCCACACTGCTTGCGAAGACGGGGATGGCGATGCTGACAACGACGCTGACGctgacgacgaccgacgacagCATCAACAACATCATCTATTCAATTTGTGTATCTGTCACAGAGTAACAAGTAGGGATTTTGGCAATTTCATCATCATCCTGCTTGTCAGTTGATTACTTAGGCTGTCCTCCTGTCTGTCACATTCTCTCTATATCTCTCCTATCTCTCGATTTTGGTTCGGTATTCGCTTAGTTTGAAGTTGAAGTGAAAGCGCCTTGAGGCTATGTGTAGCGTTATAAAATTCCCCTCACTTACTTAGAGTATAGATGTATCATCAGCCAGCTTAATACgagtatattaaatttaaggGTGCGATTTTGGCGGCGGCGGCGCGCGGTGGCGGagcaacaaataaataaataacaacaaagtTAAGCGAAAAATACGCACAGAAAAAAAACCTCAAACCCTCCAGGTTTTTGCTGTGAAATGCCATATTTCTGACAGTTTGAAATGGGAAAATGGGTTTAGTCCAAACCTACATACGAGTATAAAAGAAGAAGGTTGATTGTATGTCTTGTGCAATTGACAGGCCGATGAATTCTCCACTGATGAcggtttgttgtttttcatttaagtttgGTATCGGCCTTaggctttttttatattttatttaattggggAACTCATTTTATTTGGGGTCCATTTGGTAGGAGGGTATGTGCTATGCAGAGGGATGTAATCTTGTGGGTATGGAAATGTGTCGGAATATAGGTGGGGCGTTTGTTCAAATTGACATTGAATGTAATTTTTAGACAGACAAAAACTAAATCATGCAAATATTGGAAGGGAAGCTAAAGTTtcgtacgaaaaaaaaaaacaaaaaacaagtcttgcaatttttgataatttaaaaaaaaacattagaagaTGATATGTTGAGGATAAATATCGCATTGTTTTACGCCGTTACTAAAATTGGAACGATAGAAGCTTTAACAACgcactgaaatttaaaaatgtctcttGAACATTTGGAAACAAATCAACCGTCTTACAAATAACATTCACCTCCCTAATGCAAAGGTAAATAGGTTTATTCCGACCATATAGCTTTGATGAAACTATTCGGAAATTAAAAATCGACGTGTTGTTGGTATTAAACGATGTATTGCGCTGAACTCCGTCAgatagcggagggatccaatggactttgacatcctatttaaaacaCTTGGATTACGGGGACGATGtctgcttactctctcataggatcatggatctccatcaaatgacaagaagtgtggagagagaagcagaagttgtggggctaaaaattaattccgacaaaacaaaaataatcagtttcggaacccgaccatcctcttaaataaatatttcctcgcaacaaGTGGAAAAAGTGGACGCGGCGTTTGgtatgatgtcaaaaaagggaaggaataactctatcagcttaagaacaaagctacgactgtttcgcacaaatgaagtatctgtgcttctttatgggtgcagcacttggaaggttacttcaaccgttacaagaaagctgcaaaccttcgtgaatagatgtcttcgttacatcctaaggattttctggtcaAACCGTATTTTAAataaggtccttcatagaagaacAGGTCAGGAATCtttagaatctataatacgaagacgtaagtggcaatggattggatatacgctttgaaaaggtaacgactgcattgcaggtcAAGCAATGCAATGGAATCTTCCAGAAAGGAAGAAAGCTGGACCACCGAGAAGCACATGcggcaggacagtcgaggcggaatcagcatCACGAGGCAAGAGTTGAAGGGAACTGAAACAAATCTTGGGAAATAGTACACGATGTCGCGTAGGTGTAGTAATGTCCTTATTCCCCCTAAGGGGTTCaaaacggacttaacaggtttGAGGACCTATGTAAGTAAAACGTGTTTTTCTGGATGAAGCACTTCCTCCACATAAAAGTGATAGTAGCGGAGGACAATTAAAATGATAAGTTATGATATCTCTAATAAATACCATTGAAAAGTATACTCTACGATCTAGAAGGAATTTCATTCCAAACAGCAAACACCGAAAACTATAGGCCGGTCTTGGAATCTCCATTTTAACTTGAAGAAGGCATACCTATTGGAATTCTTTTGAACTCTCTCAATTCTAACACTTAAATTAGTACAATAAGAATTCCAGACAATGCTGCAACTCTCCAGAATcgacctatttaaaaaaatatttagtgatTTTATGGTAGAGGGCTCTGAAAATTCTCTAGTATATCTTTTGATAAATCCAAGCATTTGATTAGCTTTATTTACCTTATAGTCATAGTaaggtaaaaattaaaagttggtatGAAAGATAACTCCTAGTTCTTTCTTTTTCCTCACCCTTTCTAATTTAATGTGATTGATactttaatcaaacaaaagacTTGACACTCCGAAATATTAAGTAAAAGGTGATTCCGTTGACACCGTATCTAACCTTGCTAAATctttcaaaagaagaaaacaatcagGTTCACAGCTTATTTTAAGATACAATTTGAgttcatcattgaaaataataggaatgtcatttacaaaaaaagcaaTGGCCCTtaatggcttccttgtggaactcctgatgaaacattgattttataaaaaacgagcgaccaattttaactttttgtattctacattttaaatatgatttcagccATGCCCAAATCCTAAAATGTTAAAAGCTTCAAATAAagtccaaaaatttgaaataaaagaacacACAAATTCTTAGTTGTCATTTTTCCCAAACATATGGGTTAGGCTTTTAGTCTTATGACCCAACGACATAATATTACAAGTCATACAAtcacataaattcaaaaaagagaaaTTTCGGGGCAGCAAGCTCCCCATACATCATTGTTTGCAACTCATAAAGCTGGGTGCTAGAACCATTTcgttttctttcattttgaatattgacCCTATTTCACAGATTTGTTACCCTCTCTTTACGGTTCGAGTTTTGGGCGAtctaacatttttaacttcccatatgaaatTATTGTagtgggtctgatttgtcaaattgaaaattttgacatttctctacgtttcaaggtctttagagtcgaaataaaagatttttagagagataactgtgcgtgagtgtgtacgtacattcgtgccgtttttttcatcgtcctcaagaacaagaagagatatcgacttcaaataaattttgttatacaaattcgggcaaaaagatgcagaaagtgctctcaagaaaattgcgtgggtggatttttttactatagcagtttaaaaaaaattatatgtataccaaaaaaaactgaaaaaaattgtaacctaGAAACTCTTAcgaatacaaattgattttatctccaaaacaagtttttgcaacgaaacatctggtaagattttgaaagaaatcaaattgacagtttttcttataaaaaataaaaacttaaaaaaacattactcaaaattggtaaacatttaatttcgactcaaatatcttttcaaaactttgatatattggttttaagctacttttatcttttttaatatattattgtcatcattcagtaaaattttgagtaaaatctagttaacagttttttttcacaaaatataaaaacctaaaaaaaaacaatactaaaacttggcaaaaatttactttcgactcaaacagattttcaaaaattaaaaatatggtcttttaactttttttatttcacagaaaatattgttttctttacaagaaatagtaagcaattttttttaaattgatgttcggttcttgatatctctcaaattaatttcattcatctaatttgtaaaaatttaagaaacggtactaaaattggtcaaaatttgttttcgactaaaaatctattaaacaaaactaaattttcaaactaaacttcttgatatgaaaaatattgttggtaatttaattttttttaaaaataattcagctgacaacttttttaacccaacacgaaaacctacaaacttttaagcgagacaaatcaagagacgggatgggaaggtTTCAGTGtaagtcgcatcccagcctcttttttaaattaaaaatttaaaatgtcgtAGTACCCAAAATAAATGTGTACACATTTTGTCTGAATGCACAAATATTGAAACACTTTATGTGTCAATTAGTAATTTAAGCGTTTTAATATATTGAAACTCATTTGGGCAACTTGACATTAGTTTTGGGCTTTGCGacattttcttctgaaaaagcTTTTTGACGAGTCATTTTTAGAAAGGCCGaatgcttctttttattttaaatgtcataaaactaaaaacaaatgtttcaacGCCCAAAAGTTCGATAATATTGCCCAAATTGTTAAACAAGacaatgttaataaaattgctCTGGGCGCCATGACATTCTTAAAATTTGGCGATATGGTTTTGGGCGACTAAGTCTAATTTTTACAAAAggcatacaaaatttgtaaatgtacGACAGCTAAAATTcccattaaaataaatgttatccaAAATACATCCGCAAgtgaattcaataatttaaaggaaagtcaattttttggcaatcaaattagttttttaaagctttttaaagcttttgttcGAATACGACTTCAAAACTAACCTAccatttatagtttttaaaaaatcctagAGGTACATTAAAGGGTACAATTTTAAACGATTCCGTAGAATCCTCAATCCACTTTAGTAAGTTACTAAActatttaagaagtttttcatTTTACCAAAGTGAAAACCGGAAAACAGCAAGTTGAAAAATGTGACAGTTATCAAAAAACTCCTGCGAATTGCTatctatttaattatttttgttttcttttgcaaaatgacATAAAACcctttaacaaaaagaaatttatatgTATCATATTCTCAgagttttttaatacaaaatggtGTCAGTTTCGTTCTCAAGACTCAAGCAACCAATGTGTGTGGAAAGATAAGAAAATgtctatattttaattttccttttcttCTGTATTTTTAAGACTAAGTGCACACGCAAATTAATTAAACCAATTTGAAGTCATTGCACACGCATCATAAAGTAGTGTTCGATTAGGCGTGCAAACTGCTAAAAGAACAACTTCACACACGCActcattattattgttgttgttgtattttttttatttttattaacgcGTTACTCACatgaaaatgcaattttattattatattcccACTTTGGCAGAAAATATTAAGTGAATACAAGAGTGCGTCAAAGGCAAAAGCATCGGTTTGAGGCTTCGCAACAGAGACGGACTAAGTCAATCAAAAGACTCAAGGCGTTAGGCGATTTGACACTAAAAGATATTTAACTCTGATTGAACAGTTTCCTGCAGTCTTAAAAACTTAATCCTCAAAGTCGAGCATATTCAATACAGTTTGTCatattttcagaatattgagaggttttcaattttgttaatgaaaaatgCAGAAGTAATTACGGAACCCAAAGGTATTTCCCTGATTACACTTGTAGAGAATCCAACCCTGGATTTGATCGTAAATCTTGATCATCACTTTCCAAGTTGGTTATTTACGATGCGaagcaacaaaaattgaaacccTGAGTGCACTTGCGCGAAATCGAGTCACGCACTTTTTAATGTCATGTTCGCAACATgatattaagaaaattatacaCACACATAATTTAATCGATGCACTATGTGAtgcgtgtttttgttttgttttcattttgaaaagttttctgcACCAGTCCGCTTAATTATACACACAACGGGGAATGAGTTGCATCAACAGAAGACCCAGAAGACTCTAGATGCAATCATTCATTTTAGTTATTACATATAACGTTTTTCTTATGTAGCAGAAAGAAGGAAGCGTGcaccagcatcatcatcatcatcaacaacaacctcAACATCAAAACATCATGGTCGTCAAAAAGCCTGCAACACCAGTTGAACGAACCCTTATCGTTGGAACCAACTAAAGCTATATGCACCTACTCCTCGTCCGTGTCAGCACTACCGCTATACAAAATgccttgaattttttttgttttgcattgaaAAGTGCTACTACATGTTGCCCATGTCACGGTgcataattttatgaaatttaaattcattgctTATGCCatcacaacacaacacaactgCACAACATTCTAAAAGGGATGTTATTACTTGCATCATGTTATAAAGTAATTTACACGGACTAAGATGTTTAAAGGAAAAAAGGGGAAGGATGATTTAGGGCCGGGCCACTTTAAGTTGAgtcaaaagtgatgaaaatgtCTGCTTTATGAGGCAACTTGTATACCACGTAATTACGAAAGGGCATTCCAAAGCAGACTCTGATGTTCTGCTGATGGGTTGCATGCCGCGAATaagtaaataattgtaattattttgacCAAGCAGATGATCCAATGTCAATTATTTGCGTCAGTTTCGATTCGAACACAATGTAGTCATCATAAAACGCAACGGAATGAAAATTGATTGAAAGGATGGAGGATTTTATGGTTAACCTAAAGCTTTTTGCAAAATTGTCATTGAGGCACGGTCACGGTCGTTTGTCGTTTAACGTTGTAGTCtccaatttatataaattctgaATTTTTGGCTCAAGAATTCATTTCGAATATCGGCGAATTCAAATATTTCTCATGGTTATTGAAACATGCTTAATACAgtcttttttatattcaaaaactgAAGCCAATAGAATTTCAATTAGAAATAGGAATGACTTACATAAAAGTATAAGAAATGCATTTATAACCCTGctcaacaaaactaaattatatttCTACTACACAAACTAAATACTTCATCAAAGGAACCTTactttataatttctttattaggtcacgtttttaaaatatacttatctgaaaatacaacaaaatacatGATACGCCGATTTTAGGGCTAGGAAAAGACGCAATGAAGTATTGTTATAATACGTGTAGTACAATGAATGTACAAATGTTCTAGATttagtttaaacaattttaaagaaatttcaataaatatgatTTGGCGTATAGGTCTTCATTTGACTCTttgtgaagttttgaaaaaccttgattGTAACTTCTTTATGGTTTTCAGTAATtcgtttaagaaatattgtttggtGCTCATTCTGAATCTAAACTCCGATTTTAGTTGTTAATGCTCAAATTTAGAAATACCcgtttaaaacattatttttcaatctactcgtacaaaatatttaaaaaaaaacttgatgttaCAAAAACACCTTTTATACCGTTCCGTGTTTCTATATCAGAAacttttttagagaaaataccttgttgtttttttaaggtttatgtAGGTCAGATGAAAACTTAAACCGTAGACCAaagcattgaaattttttaagaataagggaacaattttttctattatttattcctttatttctttaaaaaaaacattttttttacaattagaaaatcaaaataacataTGAACATGGCAAGATTGTGGTCTGTCAGAAATAACatttgctttaataaaataatgaaataaatagttttcattagatttcttgtaaaaaaaaataaatgatctttGATAACTATTGACTTTTGCGTTTTAGTTaacgtttttataaattcaaattgtaaattgtctaagaaattgtaaaataatattcttaGGAAAACAGAATTAggagaaaaacatttaaaaggttgaAAAACTTCTTCTATAATTTAAGGCACAGAACATAAAGAGATTTGTCCACCCAACGGATCCGTTCATTACACCAATGTTAGGTTGCAGTGGCTGttcagatgtcattgacgcacgtagacctcaagggtccattgtgaaaCCACTAATGAGGTTGCTCATgagagagtaatgaacttaaacaaactatttcgtacttttaataaagttagagagacattt
It encodes:
- the LOC129940665 gene encoding partner of bursicon, with the translated sequence MTKSLIFIRNVALFLLTLPQFSRGLRYSAHGNGDENCETLQSEIHIIKEEFDELGRMQRTCNADIMVNKCEGLCNSQVQPSVITPTGFLKECYCCRESYLKEKVITLNHCYDPDGTRLNDPEMGKMDVLLREPTDCKCFKCGDFTR